From Microcoleus sp. FACHB-672, one genomic window encodes:
- the rpoB gene encoding DNA-directed RNA polymerase subunit beta, whose translation MTTQTPTAPAFVLPDLVEIQRSSFRWFLEEGLIEELNSFSPITDYTGKLELHFLGKDYKLKRPKYDVDEAKRRDSTYAVQMYVPTRLINKETGEIKEQEVFIGDLPLMTDRGTFIINGAERVIVNQIVRSPGVYYKSDTDKNGRRTYNASLIPNRGAWLKFETDKNDLVWVRIDKTRKLSAQVLLKALGLTDNEIYDALRHPEYFQKTIEKEGQFSEEEALMELYRKLRPGEPPTVSGGQQLLDSRFFDPKRYDLGRVGRYKLNKKLRLNVPDTMRVLTPQDILAAVDYLINLEFDIGQTDDIDHLGNRRVRSVGELLQNQVRVGLNRLERIIRERMTVSDADALTPASLVNPKPLVAAIKEFFGSSQLSQFMDQTNPLAELTHKRRLSALGPGGLTRERAGFAVRDIHPSHYGRICPIETPEGPNAGLIGSLATHARVNAYGFIATPFYPVENGRVLRDRPPQFMTADEEDDLRVAPGDITVDENGYIQGETVPVRYRQDFTTTTPDQVDYVAVSPVQIISVATSLIPFLEHDDANRALMGSNMQRQAVPLLQPERPLVGTGLEAQAARDSGMVIVSRTDGVVTYVDAERIRVKPTPANNGHSNQSDGATSRPSAEPKELEYQLQKYQRSNQDTCLNQRPLVFEGDDVVAGQVLADGSATEGGEIALGQNILVAYMPWEGYNYEDAILISERLVIDDVYTSIHIEKYEIEARQTKLGPEEITREIPNVGEDALRQLDEGGIIRIGAWVESGDILVGKVTPKGESDQPPEEKLLRAIFGEKARDVRDNSLRVPNGEKGRVVDVRVFTREQGDELPPGANMVVRVYVAQKRKIQVGDKMAGRHGNKGIISRILPAEDMPYLPDGKPVDIVLNPLGVPSRMNVGQIFECLLGWAGENLNARFKVVPFDEMHGSEKSRETVHYKLQQAREKTGKDWLFNPDNAGKITVMDGRTGEPFDRPVTVGKAYMLKLVHLVDDKIHARSTGPYSLVTQQPLGGKAQQGGQRFGEMEVWALEAFGAAYTLQELLTVKSDDMQGRNEALNAIVKGKAIPRPGTPESFKVLMRELQSLCLDIAVHKVETKEDGTSRDVEVDLMADVSTRRAPSRPTYESVSREAFDEADE comes from the coding sequence ATGACTACTCAGACTCCCACCGCACCAGCCTTCGTCCTGCCAGACCTCGTGGAAATCCAGCGCTCTAGCTTCCGCTGGTTTCTGGAAGAGGGACTTATTGAAGAACTCAATAGCTTCTCGCCGATCACAGACTACACCGGCAAGCTAGAACTGCATTTCCTGGGCAAAGACTACAAACTCAAGCGCCCTAAGTACGACGTTGACGAAGCCAAACGCAGGGACAGCACCTACGCCGTTCAAATGTATGTGCCCACCCGCCTCATCAACAAAGAAACCGGCGAAATCAAAGAACAAGAAGTCTTCATCGGCGACCTGCCCCTGATGACAGACCGAGGCACTTTCATCATCAACGGTGCCGAACGAGTTATCGTTAACCAGATCGTCCGCTCTCCCGGAGTCTACTACAAATCTGACACCGACAAGAACGGACGTCGTACCTATAACGCCAGCCTCATCCCCAACCGAGGCGCATGGCTGAAATTTGAAACCGACAAAAACGACCTCGTTTGGGTGCGGATTGACAAAACCCGCAAACTCAGCGCCCAAGTGCTGCTCAAAGCTTTGGGACTGACTGACAACGAAATTTACGACGCCCTGCGCCACCCGGAATACTTCCAAAAAACCATTGAAAAAGAAGGGCAGTTCAGCGAAGAAGAAGCCTTGATGGAGCTTTACCGCAAACTGCGTCCGGGTGAACCCCCCACCGTTTCAGGGGGCCAGCAGCTGCTTGACTCTCGCTTCTTTGACCCCAAACGCTACGATCTTGGTCGCGTGGGCCGGTACAAGCTCAACAAAAAGCTGCGGCTCAACGTGCCAGATACCATGCGGGTACTGACCCCCCAAGACATTTTGGCGGCGGTTGACTACCTGATTAACTTGGAATTCGACATCGGCCAGACAGACGATATCGACCACTTGGGCAACCGGCGCGTCCGCAGTGTGGGTGAGCTACTGCAAAACCAGGTGCGGGTTGGGTTAAACCGGCTTGAACGCATTATCCGGGAACGGATGACCGTATCAGACGCTGACGCCCTCACCCCAGCATCCCTCGTCAACCCCAAACCCTTAGTCGCGGCGATCAAAGAATTCTTCGGATCGTCCCAGTTGTCCCAGTTCATGGATCAAACCAATCCTCTGGCAGAACTGACCCACAAGCGCCGGCTATCGGCCCTTGGCCCAGGCGGTCTGACGCGGGAACGGGCCGGCTTTGCGGTGCGAGACATTCACCCCTCCCACTACGGGCGCATCTGCCCCATCGAAACGCCTGAAGGCCCAAATGCCGGTTTAATCGGCTCCTTGGCCACTCACGCACGGGTGAACGCCTACGGGTTTATCGCCACGCCCTTCTACCCAGTCGAAAATGGCCGGGTGTTGCGCGATCGGCCTCCCCAGTTCATGACGGCAGATGAGGAAGATGACCTCAGAGTGGCACCGGGGGATATTACGGTCGATGAAAATGGCTACATCCAGGGTGAAACGGTGCCGGTGCGCTACAGGCAAGACTTTACCACCACCACACCCGACCAAGTAGACTACGTCGCCGTGTCGCCGGTGCAGATTATCTCGGTGGCTACATCTCTGATTCCTTTCCTGGAACATGACGATGCTAACCGCGCCCTCATGGGGTCTAATATGCAACGGCAAGCGGTGCCCTTGCTGCAACCAGAGCGGCCCCTAGTGGGAACCGGCCTGGAAGCGCAAGCAGCGCGGGACTCTGGGATGGTGATCGTGTCGCGCACGGATGGGGTGGTGACCTATGTGGATGCAGAGCGCATCCGGGTGAAACCAACGCCAGCGAACAACGGGCACAGCAATCAGTCAGACGGGGCGACAAGCCGGCCCTCCGCTGAACCGAAAGAACTTGAATACCAGCTTCAGAAGTACCAGCGTTCCAACCAAGATACCTGTCTCAATCAGCGCCCGCTGGTGTTTGAAGGCGATGACGTCGTTGCCGGCCAAGTGCTAGCAGATGGTTCGGCAACGGAAGGCGGAGAAATCGCCCTGGGCCAAAATATCCTAGTGGCTTATATGCCCTGGGAAGGCTACAACTATGAAGACGCGATCCTGATTAGCGAACGCCTCGTCATCGACGATGTCTACACCTCAATTCACATTGAAAAATATGAAATTGAGGCGCGGCAAACTAAACTCGGGCCAGAGGAAATCACGCGGGAAATTCCCAACGTTGGGGAAGATGCACTGCGCCAGCTAGATGAGGGCGGCATCATCCGGATCGGGGCGTGGGTCGAGTCGGGCGATATTCTGGTCGGTAAAGTGACGCCGAAGGGTGAATCTGACCAACCGCCTGAAGAAAAGCTGCTGCGGGCGATTTTCGGGGAAAAAGCTCGCGACGTGCGCGACAATTCCCTGCGAGTGCCCAATGGAGAAAAAGGCCGCGTCGTTGATGTACGGGTGTTCACTCGCGAACAAGGCGATGAACTGCCTCCCGGCGCAAATATGGTTGTGCGCGTCTATGTGGCCCAAAAACGGAAGATTCAAGTGGGCGACAAGATGGCAGGCCGGCACGGCAATAAGGGGATTATTTCCCGAATTCTGCCGGCTGAGGATATGCCGTACTTGCCCGATGGCAAGCCGGTTGATATCGTCCTCAACCCCTTGGGTGTGCCGTCACGGATGAACGTGGGCCAGATTTTCGAGTGCCTGCTGGGTTGGGCCGGCGAAAATTTGAACGCGCGGTTTAAAGTCGTGCCGTTTGATGAAATGCACGGGTCGGAAAAATCGCGAGAAACCGTGCATTACAAGTTGCAGCAAGCTCGTGAGAAAACCGGCAAAGATTGGTTATTTAACCCGGATAATGCCGGTAAGATTACCGTCATGGACGGACGCACCGGCGAACCCTTTGACAGGCCGGTCACAGTGGGCAAAGCCTATATGCTGAAGCTGGTTCACTTAGTGGATGATAAGATCCACGCCCGTTCCACCGGCCCTTACTCTCTAGTGACGCAACAGCCTCTTGGTGGCAAGGCGCAGCAAGGCGGCCAGCGTTTCGGAGAAATGGAAGTGTGGGCGCTGG
- a CDS encoding universal stress protein has product MLKTILVALDSSDLSEEVIQTLRELQLQPATKIILSNVIPPRSPDLEIEADRPRFAEEPYRQIEKQLQVYQADLPCQSELEIVTGDPAEEIIRLANIYQADLIVLGSRGLTGMDRILQGSVSSQVVADAPCSVLVVKPR; this is encoded by the coding sequence GTGCTCAAGACAATTTTGGTGGCCCTTGACAGTTCAGACTTATCAGAGGAAGTTATTCAGACGCTACGTGAACTCCAACTCCAGCCGGCAACCAAAATCATCCTCAGCAATGTGATACCTCCACGAAGCCCTGATCTGGAAATAGAGGCAGATCGGCCAAGATTTGCAGAGGAACCCTACCGACAAATTGAAAAACAGCTACAAGTGTACCAAGCGGATTTACCTTGTCAGAGTGAATTGGAAATTGTTACCGGCGATCCCGCCGAAGAAATTATCCGTTTGGCAAATATTTACCAAGCCGACCTGATTGTACTCGGTAGCCGGGGATTAACCGGCATGGATCGGATTTTGCAAGGATCAGTCAGCAGTCAGGTTGTCGCGGATGCACCCTGTTCGGTTCTCGTCGTCAAGCCGAGATAG
- the rpsT gene encoding 30S ribosomal protein S20 yields the protein MANIKSAVKRVKIAERNRLRNKSYTSAVKTLIKKYFASVDEYAANPTPELMQQVQTRMADTYSKIDKAVKKGVLHPNNGARKKSRLARVLKQHTPSQQPAGTSTEAAQAS from the coding sequence GTGGCCAATATTAAGTCTGCCGTTAAACGCGTCAAAATTGCCGAACGCAATCGGCTACGCAACAAATCGTACACATCAGCTGTCAAAACGCTGATCAAGAAGTATTTTGCATCTGTGGATGAGTACGCTGCCAATCCGACTCCAGAGTTAATGCAACAGGTGCAAACTCGCATGGCAGATACTTACAGCAAAATTGACAAAGCGGTGAAAAAAGGTGTTTTGCATCCCAATAATGGGGCGCGGAAAAAATCCCGCTTGGCGAGAGTTCTCAAGCAACATACACCAAGCCAGCAGCCTGCCGGCACCTCGACAGAGGCAGCCCAAGCTTCCTAG
- the hisD gene encoding histidinol dehydrogenase: protein MLRIITQRAEAEAELRRICDRTHDDAVVHKEATVREVLQAVKRQGDRAILHYTEEFDGQTLNAEQLRVSGSELDAAYQQVSKELLEAIRLAARQIEAFHRQRVPKSWVKFGDDEIVLGKRYTPVDKAGLYIPGGRAAYPSSVLMNAIPAKVVGVPRIIMCTPPGSEKTINSSVLVAAQEAGVHEIYRVGGAQAIAALAYGTETIPNVDVITGPGNIYVTLAKKLVYGTVGIDSLAGPSEVLIIADGAAKPAHVAADLLAQAEHDPMAAAILLTTDSQLARQVVAEVDRQLAEHPRRTLTEKAIAHYGLVVIVESLTVAAELSNEFAPEHLELEVADPWALLESIRHAGAIFLGNSTPEAVGDYLAGPNHTLPTSGAARYASALGVETFMKHSSLIQYSPTALQKVASAIQLLANAEGLSSHADSVRLRTQNKDGTWELGDGDRTQDEE from the coding sequence ATGCTGCGAATCATTACTCAGCGGGCTGAGGCAGAGGCTGAACTGCGGCGGATCTGCGATCGCACCCATGACGACGCTGTCGTTCATAAAGAGGCAACGGTTCGGGAGGTGCTCCAAGCCGTGAAGCGTCAAGGCGATCGAGCTATCCTGCATTACACAGAAGAATTTGATGGGCAAACGCTCAATGCCGAGCAGCTGCGTGTCAGCGGCTCAGAATTAGATGCAGCCTATCAACAAGTCTCGAAAGAGTTATTAGAAGCAATACGGTTAGCCGCAAGACAGATCGAAGCATTTCACCGGCAGCGCGTCCCTAAATCTTGGGTAAAGTTTGGCGACGATGAAATCGTCCTCGGCAAGCGATATACGCCCGTCGATAAAGCTGGACTGTATATTCCTGGGGGCAGGGCCGCCTACCCCAGTTCAGTGTTGATGAATGCCATCCCAGCGAAAGTGGTCGGTGTGCCGCGCATTATTATGTGTACGCCACCGGGTTCAGAGAAAACGATCAACTCATCGGTGCTGGTAGCGGCCCAGGAAGCCGGCGTCCACGAAATTTATCGGGTGGGCGGCGCGCAAGCGATTGCCGCCTTGGCTTACGGCACCGAAACTATTCCGAACGTAGATGTGATCACCGGCCCTGGTAACATCTACGTGACGTTGGCCAAAAAGCTGGTTTACGGCACCGTGGGAATTGATTCCTTAGCGGGGCCATCAGAAGTGCTGATCATTGCCGATGGGGCGGCAAAGCCCGCACACGTCGCAGCCGACTTATTGGCCCAAGCAGAGCACGACCCAATGGCGGCGGCGATCTTACTGACAACCGATTCTCAACTGGCAAGGCAAGTTGTGGCGGAAGTTGATCGGCAACTGGCAGAACACCCCCGTCGCACCTTGACGGAAAAAGCAATCGCCCATTACGGCTTAGTGGTGATTGTGGAGTCGCTGACAGTGGCGGCAGAACTCTCTAACGAGTTTGCTCCCGAACACTTAGAGCTAGAAGTTGCCGATCCTTGGGCACTGCTAGAATCAATTCGCCATGCTGGGGCGATTTTCTTGGGTAATTCGACGCCGGAAGCGGTGGGAGATTATCTTGCCGGTCCCAACCACACGTTGCCGACTTCCGGGGCGGCGCGTTATGCCTCAGCGCTGGGGGTGGAAACGTTTATGAAACATTCCAGCCTAATTCAGTATTCACCGACAGCCTTGCAAAAGGTAGCGAGTGCCATCCAGCTATTAGCCAATGCTGAAGGGCTTTCCTCTCACGCCGACTCGGTGCGACTGAGAACCCAAAACAAGGATGGAACTTGGGAGTTAGGGGACGGGGATCGGACGCAGGATGAAGAATGA
- a CDS encoding TatD family hydrolase: MQLIDTHVHINFDLFQPDLEAAAGRWREAGVVRLIHSCVEPAEFAGIQELANRFPELAFAVGLHPLDAHKWTPATQTEILELASSDPRVVAIGETGLDFYKADNHDLQQTAFEAQLTIAQQLQLPVIIHCRDAAEAMAKLLQDFTDRQGSVRGVMHCWGGTPEETQWFLNLGFYISFSGIVTFKNATQIHASAAMVPGDRLLIETDCPFLAPVPKRGKRNEPAYVRYVAEQVAQIRNVSLDTLAAQTTENACNLFGLSVALPVSA; the protein is encoded by the coding sequence ATGCAGTTGATCGATACCCACGTCCATATCAACTTTGACCTGTTTCAGCCCGATCTGGAGGCCGCAGCTGGACGGTGGCGGGAGGCAGGCGTTGTCCGCCTGATCCATTCCTGTGTCGAACCGGCTGAGTTTGCCGGCATTCAAGAACTGGCCAACCGTTTCCCGGAACTGGCCTTTGCCGTTGGTCTCCACCCCCTCGACGCTCACAAGTGGACGCCGGCAACCCAAACCGAAATTCTGGAGTTGGCAAGTTCCGATCCCAGAGTCGTGGCCATTGGGGAAACCGGCTTAGACTTTTATAAAGCAGACAATCACGATCTGCAACAAACCGCGTTTGAGGCGCAGCTAACCATCGCCCAGCAGTTGCAGTTGCCGGTGATTATTCACTGTCGAGACGCGGCAGAAGCGATGGCGAAGTTGCTGCAAGATTTTACAGATCGTCAAGGTTCGGTACGTGGGGTGATGCACTGCTGGGGCGGAACTCCTGAAGAAACCCAATGGTTTCTCAATTTGGGCTTCTATATCAGCTTTAGCGGCATTGTCACCTTTAAAAATGCCACTCAAATCCACGCATCTGCGGCGATGGTTCCGGGCGATCGCCTGTTAATTGAAACCGATTGTCCGTTCCTCGCCCCAGTTCCAAAAAGGGGTAAACGCAACGAACCGGCTTATGTACGCTATGTCGCCGAACAAGTGGCCCAAATCAGGAATGTTTCCCTAGACACCCTAGCGGCACAAACAACTGAGAATGCGTGCAATTTGTTTGGCCTTTCAGTCGCGCTGCCGGTGTCGGCATAG